The following nucleotide sequence is from Aliidongia dinghuensis.
TCACCTTGCGCTTAATCATCGGCCTAGTCCTCCCGATATCGGCCCATCTATTTGCGCAGCGACCGCTGGAACATGCGGTCCGCCTTCTCGTTGGCGGACTTGGCGTCGGCCTCAGCGGCCTGCGCAGCGGCGAGCGCTTGCTGGGCCGTGGCGGCCGCCTGTGCCGCCTGCTGCTTCGCCGCTTCGGCATTCTGACTCGCGGAGTTCAACAAAGCACGATCCTGATCGCTGAGCGAGTTGCAAGCACCGAGCGCCAGGAGCGGGGGCACGACCAGCGAAAGCATCTTGATCCGCGTCATTTCTTCCTCCTTCACGTTTTTTTGGACGAAGCCACCGTCGTCCAGCCGGGTATTCTTCGAAGCAGATCAATCGCCCAGCGCCCGCGTCACCTGGACCGGGACGCCGTCGCGGCGCGCCTCCGCCTCGTGGACCACCGTCCAGTCGACCCGTTCCAGCTCGAAGCCGGCCTTGCGCCGCACGAGGTCGTCGGCATCGACCGGCGTGGTCGATCGGGGCGCGCCGGTCGTCTCGAGCGCGTCGGCATCCGACTGGGTCGGATGGACTTCGAGATAGAGTTCGTTGCCCGACCAGCCGACCTTTGCCTGCTGATTGACCACCGTGACCGGCACGCCAACGGCGATGCTGCGGTATAATCGCTCGATGTCTTCGGGGTAGAGGCGGATGCAGCCATGGCTGTCGCGCCGGCCGATGCTGTAGGGCTTGTTCGAGCCGTGGATCGCATAGCCCGACCAGCCGAGATAGAGCGCGTAGTCGCCCATCGGATTGTCGGGACCCGGACCGACGACGGCCGGAAGATCCGGCTCCTCCGCATGCTCGGACGCCGTTGGAACCCATGTGGGGTGCGTCCGTTTGGCAGCGATCCGGGTCTGGCCGACCGGCGTTTCCTTGCCCTCGCCGCCGATGCCGATCGGGAAGCTCACGGGCGCGTCGCCGGGCGGGAAATAATAGATCCGGAGCTCCGGCAGGTTGATGACGAGACCGCGGTGCGGCGCGTCGGGCAGCACGTGCCACGTCGGCAGCACGATGGGCGTCCCCTCGCCCGGGAGCCACGGATCGACGCCGGGATTGGCCGCGCGGATCTCGACGTAGCCAAGGTCGTAGGTGCGCGCGATGTCGAGTAGCGTATCCGAAGATCGCGTCCGGTAAACTGCCGGGATGCCGATCACGTCGTCATGCCTCACGGGCTGAGCCGACGCCGGCTGGCTCCCCGCGATCATCGCCGCGACGGCGATATGTACCATCCGTCTCACGCCGGTCTCGCACCTTGGAAAGGCCGTCTCTGACGGAAGATCACGGCCAGGGCGCGGTCATTGATTTCGGTCAATGCATGAGATGCCCGCACCGATGGAAACGGAGATGGGGATTCGCCGGAGGAGGCCGCCACGTGTCATTTCGCCGCTGCGCCTGCTTCTCAATCGCAATTGTTTTCATCGGCGTGGCACCCGGCACGTATGCCCCCGCCACATACGCCGGGGCGCCGGACGGCAAGGCCGATCGCATCATCGTGCTCAAGGCCCAGCGCGAGCTCGATCTGCTTCGCGACGGCGTCGTGCTCAAGGCCTACCCGATCGCGCTCGGCCGCCATCCACACGGCGCCAAACGCCGGCTCGGCGACGGCAGGACGCCAGAGGGCGTCTATGTCATCGACAGCCGTCTAGATCATACACCTTATCATCTGGCGCTTCACATATCGTATCCCGACCCGATCGACCGGGAGCAGGCCGCCGCATCCGGCTTTCCCCCCGGCGGCGAAATCTTCATCCATGGCATGCCCGCGCGCTTCGGCCGAACCGATCCGGTCCGCTTCTTCCGCGACTGGACCAACGGCTGCATCGCGGTCGGCAATATCGCGATCGAGGAAATCTGGAACGCGGTCGACGACGGCACGCCGGTCGAGATCCGGCCGTGATGCCGGGTGCTTTCTCGCTGATCGACGTGTTTAATCCGGCCGGACGCGGAGCCCCGCGCTCACGGCCAGCCGCCGGTGAAATGGATCACCTGCCCGGTCGTGAACGGCGACTTGCCGGACGCGAGGAATGCAATCAGCGCGCCCACTTCCGCGGGCTCGCCCAGGCGACCGAACGGCACAAGGCGCGCGATTGCTTCGCGTCCGGCCGGGTCGTCCATGAAGCGGGCGCGCGGGTAGTACATCTCGCTGTAGAGATAGTTCGGCGCCACGACGTTGGCCTGGATGCCGAATGGTGCCGCTTCCTTGGCCAGCGCCTTGGCGAAGGCGGTCGTCGCGGCACGCAATGTCGTCGCCACCGCGAAGCCCGGCTCCGGCCGCGCCTCGCGCGCCGAGGTGACGAAGACGAACGCACCGCGGCGGCGCGCCTTCATGGCCGGCAGGAACAGCTGCGTGAGGCGTATCGGGATCATCACGACCGCCTCGAACGTCCGGCGGAAGTCGTCGGGCGGGATCGCCTCGATGTCGGTCGGGGCGTTCGGATACACGTCGTTCAGCACGATCGCGTCGGGCACGCCCCACCTTTGGACGACCTCTTCGTGGATCGCCTCCGGCGTCTGGGCCGCAAGCGCCAGCGCCGTGCCGTGCTGCCGGTCGAACGCCGCGCGGACGGCGGCATCGGCAAAGGCCGCGTCCTGGCAGAGCACCGTATGGCCCTCTTCGATGAGGGCGGCGAGCGCGCCGGGCCCGGTGTACTGGTGGCAGTTGGTGAGCAGGACGAGCGGCATCGGCATCTCCGGCATGAGTCCACAGTCGGGCACCCGGCGCTCAGCCATCTCAGGGTTGGGCGCCCTGGGATTGGGCGCCCTGCAGCAGCCCGGTGAGCAGCAGCTCGGTCTGGACCTTGATGAGGGCGTCGTGATCTTCCCAGGGGAAATGGGGGCGCGGACGCGCGATGAGAATGGCGACGAGCCCGTGGATCGAGGCCCAGAGCGCCTGCGTCACCAGCATGGAGGGTCCAAGATCGCGCCGCACCAAGCCTTCGGCCATGGCGTCGGCGACCCGTCGCTCCAGCTGCAGGAAGACAGGGAATCCCACCCGGTGGCCTTCGCCCGGCTCATCGTCCGGGGCGTTCTTGTGCTGCTTCATGACCATGAAGGCGAGCCGGTACTCGTCCGGATGCTGGAGGCCGAAGGCGATGTAGCCCGCGATGCCGCGCCGGAGCCAGTCGAGCGTGTCGGCAGCCGTGCGATCGACCTCGGCAATCGCCCGCGCCAGTTCCTGGAACGCGTTCAGCATCAGCTGACCCAGGATGTCGTCCTTGGTCTTGTAATAGGTGAAGAGTGCCGCCTGCGAGATGCCGACGCGCTCGGCGATCCGGCGCGTGGTGACATTCTCGACACCCTGCTCGAGGAAGAGCGCCTTGGCGGCGACGAGGATCTCGCCCAGGCGCTCGTGGCCAGAGCCTCGCGCCTTCCTGTTGGCCAGCGAAATCGTGTAGGTGCGGTCCAGCTTCGTCTTCTTGTCTGGTTTCGGATTGTTCGGCATCGGGTCCAGGGGCATGCGGCCGCCAAGGTGCGGCTGATCCCGGGCAGTATATCGGTGGAATGGGGCGCCGTCGCCGGCGCCCCCGTCTTCCAACTTACGCAGCCTGCCACCAGCCGTGGAAGCTCATGGGCAGGTGGTGGCTGAGCCGGACCTTGGCGATCGGCCCCGCCTTGAGCCCGGCAGCGTCGAACACAGCGAGAGCACTCGTCCCGCTCGCCCCGTCGAGCACTTCTGCGAGCAGCCAGCCGCGATCTTCCGCCGCCGTCGATGCGGCACCAGCCGGATCCGGCACGAAGACCGGTTCGCTCACGTAATGACCGGGTCCGAAGTGGAACGCCGCGATGGCACCCGTCGCCGTGTCGATGCGCGCGAGTCCGTCGTGGAACCAGCCCTGGCCCGAGTCGAGCGAGGCGACGTAGCCGTAGCGGTGCTTCCGGCCCGCCCGCGCGGGCGGCACGACAGGAAACTCGTAGCGGCCCGCGGCAACCGTCTCGAGCCGTGCCCGCCGGCCCGTGAGATCGATCGTGAGGCGCCGGAGTGTACCGGGCGCCTCGGCCGTGCCTTCGCGCCCCTGCATGATCGCGTGGAGGGCGGCGTTGGGCCCGAGGAAATGGTCTGGCGCGTCATAGCCGACGAAATCGGCAACAATCGTGTCGCCCGCCGTGTAGGCGTTGAGCGCGTGCCACATCCACACGGCCGGCACCTCGACCGTGAGCGGTGGGCGCGCCCCTGTCGTATCCACGACAAACAGCAGGCCGCCCTCGTCCGGCCGCCAATCCAGGCTTTCGGCGAACGGCCGAAAGCCGGCCAGCATCGGCAGCGGCGACAGCAAGGCCGGCTGCAGGTAGAAGACGACATAGGGCTCGGCCCAGAAAAAATCGTGGAAATAGGCTGCACCGCGCGGGTTGGGCTGGGCGACGTGCCGCTCCTGCCGGCCGGCGCGGTCCTTGACCATGATGTGCAGCTCAGGGCTGACACGGCCACGCTGGCCGACCAGGACCCAGCGACCGGTCGCCCCATCGGTCTTGGTGTGCGCCTTGTAGTTGGCGGGACCGCTGTCCGCCGCCCCCTCGTAGGGATCGATCTCGCGCCGGGTCTCGAGTGTCGCCGGGTCGAGGCCGTACGGGCCGCCGACCTCGTCGAAGGCATAGAGCACGCCGTCCTTGACCACCGGCGTAATGCCGGCCTGGCTGCGGCTCGGGATGCACGGGATATTGTCGAGGAAGCCGGGCGCCGGCGTCGTCCAGGTCGGATAGCGGAACGCGCCGGCCTCCTCCTCGGCCAGATACTTGCGCGTGCGGACGAAGCGGGTGCGAAAGCGCACCCGGCCGCTCTCAAAGCTGGTCGCCCGGATCATGCCGTCGCCGTCGAGCAGGTTGCGCTTCTTGGCCCCATCGCGCTCGAACAGGCCAGGGCCGTTGCGGTAGAGCGTGCCGGCTAGCCCGTCCGGCAGCCGGCCTTCGACGTCGGGCGCATAGTCGTACTCCTGTCGAAGCCCTTCCCCGAGCTTCGCCAGCCATCGCCGATCGTCGGCAAGCGGCGCTGCCGCCGACTGTGCCGCAGTTTCAGCGGCACAGGTGCCGAGGGCCAGCGTGGCGCCGCCGCCGCCCAGCAGGCCGATCGTCTGTCGTCTCGTGAACATCGTCGATCCCCTCTCGGAAGTGGGTGCAAGACCCGCGGCGCCGAGCCGGCCTTGACGGGCCTTGGCTTCAGAGATATATGATCAATGATCACTAATCAATGATCATATAAAATTTCCAAGCCCCCCTTGGCTGAGAGGAGATCGCTCCGATGGATCGCGTTCCCGTGCCCGCCCGTTTGCGACTTCCCCCGCGGCCTCGTCGGCTGCACCTGGCCGCTTGCTCGATGGCGTTCATTTCGGTGGTTCTGGCGGCAGCCCTCGCCGGGTGCGCGTCCTCGGCGCCGGTCGCCTATCGGGGCCTGTCGTCGGCCGACCGGCTCACGCCGGCCGCGGATGCCGAGGCGCCGTTCCAGTACCGCGCGCCGGCCGCGGATCTCGGCGGCTACGGCAAGCTGATGATCGACCCGGTCGAGCTCTACACGGGCGCGGACGGTCAGTTCGGCTCGGTCTCGGCGGAAGACCGGCAGATCATCGCCGACTATATGCAGCAGCAGTTCCGCGAGAGCCTCGGCACCAAGCACCAGATCGTCGCGGCACCCGAGCCGGGTACGCTGCGGCTGCATCTGACCTTGACCGGGATCGAGCGGTCGACGCCCGTGCTCTCCACGGTCACGCACCTGATGCCGGTCGGCCTCGTCGTCAACACCGGGCTCGAGGCGTCCGACCGTAACGGCACGTTCCTCGGTTCCGTCACCTATGCCGTCGAGCTCACCGACGCATCGAGCGGGCAATTGCTCTACGCCTATGTCACGCGGCAGACGCCCGACGCGCTCGACGTCACGGCGAGCTTCGGCACCCTCGACGCGGCCCGGGAAGGCGTGCGCATCGGCGCCCGGCATCTGCGGGACAAACTGGCGGAGGCCCCAGCGCCGGCCACGGCCGGGGCGTCGCCCCTGGTCGCACGGCAATAAGGCACGCCGCAGCGGGCTGCCGAGGAGTCAAGCCTCTCGAACCGCATGCCTCGGCAGCCCCTCATGCACCCGGAAGGGATCCCTGCCCCTGTTACGGAGATAAAAATCTCCATATAATAAGTGCATAGCCGAGTACGTAGCCATGGCTGCAGTACTTTCGAGACCCAGCGCCCCGCCCGGCCCGCCGGGCAAAACAGCGCCGAAACCAGTCAGATTTCGGCTCCGCGGGCTTGTTGTGTTGCATTGGGGCCTGCGCCTCGCGACCGTAACCTTGATCGGCTGGCTGGCCGTCCTCGAAGCACGCAGTTCGTTCCTGCAGTCCGCCGTGTTCTCCCGGCTGGCCAGCGAGATGCACGTCGCGGTCGAGCCTGGACCGAGCGGTAGTATCCGTTTCCCCCACTCTGGCCCCTATGACGAGCGGCTGGGCTACGTCGACCTGCCGTCGTTCATCGACGAGCTCGCCGGCCGGCAATTCCGCGTCGAGCGTCAGGCCCGCCTGTCGCCCCGGCTCGACCAGTTCGCCGGCGCCGGCTTCTATGCTCCCTATGCCGAGAAGGCCGAGGCCGGCCTGACGCTCGTCGACCGCACGGGCACCCCGCTCTACCAGGTCCGCTATCCCGGCTGGACCTATGCCGATTTCCAGGCCGTCCCCCCGATCGTCACCAACAGCCTGCTGTTCATCGAAGACCGCGACCTGCTCTCGACCGACCAGCCGCGGCGCGATCCGGCGGTCGAATGGAACCGTTTCGTGCTCGCCATCGGCGGCCGTGTGCTCGGCTGGGCCGATCCCTCGCTGCGTCAGGGCGGCGCCAGCACGCTTGCCACCCAGATCGAGAAGTTCCAGCACTCGCCCGGCGGCCGCACCGGCAACGCCGCCGAGAAGCTCCGGCAGATGGTGAGCGCCGCGATGCGGGCCTATCTCGGCGGTCCCGACACGATGGCGGCGCGCCGGCACCTGCTCGCGGACTATCTGAACGCGACGCCGCTCGGCTCGCGCCCCGGCTATGGCGAGATCATTGGTATCGGCGACGGGCTCCGGGTCTGGTACGGCACGGATTTCGACGAGGCGAACCGCGTG
It contains:
- a CDS encoding TetR/AcrR family transcriptional regulator, with amino-acid sequence MPLDPMPNNPKPDKKTKLDRTYTISLANRKARGSGHERLGEILVAAKALFLEQGVENVTTRRIAERVGISQAALFTYYKTKDDILGQLMLNAFQELARAIAEVDRTAADTLDWLRRGIAGYIAFGLQHPDEYRLAFMVMKQHKNAPDDEPGEGHRVGFPVFLQLERRVADAMAEGLVRRDLGPSMLVTQALWASIHGLVAILIARPRPHFPWEDHDALIKVQTELLLTGLLQGAQSQGAQP
- a CDS encoding DUF3313 domain-containing protein → MAFISVVLAAALAGCASSAPVAYRGLSSADRLTPAADAEAPFQYRAPAADLGGYGKLMIDPVELYTGADGQFGSVSAEDRQIIADYMQQQFRESLGTKHQIVAAPEPGTLRLHLTLTGIERSTPVLSTVTHLMPVGLVVNTGLEASDRNGTFLGSVTYAVELTDASSGQLLYAYVTRQTPDALDVTASFGTLDAAREGVRIGARHLRDKLAEAPAPATAGASPLVARQ
- a CDS encoding carotenoid oxygenase family protein; amino-acid sequence: MFTRRQTIGLLGGGGATLALGTCAAETAAQSAAAPLADDRRWLAKLGEGLRQEYDYAPDVEGRLPDGLAGTLYRNGPGLFERDGAKKRNLLDGDGMIRATSFESGRVRFRTRFVRTRKYLAEEEAGAFRYPTWTTPAPGFLDNIPCIPSRSQAGITPVVKDGVLYAFDEVGGPYGLDPATLETRREIDPYEGAADSGPANYKAHTKTDGATGRWVLVGQRGRVSPELHIMVKDRAGRQERHVAQPNPRGAAYFHDFFWAEPYVVFYLQPALLSPLPMLAGFRPFAESLDWRPDEGGLLFVVDTTGARPPLTVEVPAVWMWHALNAYTAGDTIVADFVGYDAPDHFLGPNAALHAIMQGREGTAEAPGTLRRLTIDLTGRRARLETVAAGRYEFPVVPPARAGRKHRYGYVASLDSGQGWFHDGLARIDTATGAIAAFHFGPGHYVSEPVFVPDPAGAASTAAEDRGWLLAEVLDGASGTSALAVFDAAGLKAGPIAKVRLSHHLPMSFHGWWQAA
- a CDS encoding L,D-transpeptidase family protein gives rise to the protein MSFRRCACFSIAIVFIGVAPGTYAPATYAGAPDGKADRIIVLKAQRELDLLRDGVVLKAYPIALGRHPHGAKRRLGDGRTPEGVYVIDSRLDHTPYHLALHISYPDPIDREQAAASGFPPGGEIFIHGMPARFGRTDPVRFFRDWTNGCIAVGNIAIEEIWNAVDDGTPVEIRP
- a CDS encoding alanine-zipper protein; translation: MTRIKMLSLVVPPLLALGACNSLSDQDRALLNSASQNAEAAKQQAAQAAATAQQALAAAQAAEADAKSANEKADRMFQRSLRK
- a CDS encoding L,D-transpeptidase family protein — its product is MVHIAVAAMIAGSQPASAQPVRHDDVIGIPAVYRTRSSDTLLDIARTYDLGYVEIRAANPGVDPWLPGEGTPIVLPTWHVLPDAPHRGLVINLPELRIYYFPPGDAPVSFPIGIGGEGKETPVGQTRIAAKRTHPTWVPTASEHAEEPDLPAVVGPGPDNPMGDYALYLGWSGYAIHGSNKPYSIGRRDSHGCIRLYPEDIERLYRSIAVGVPVTVVNQQAKVGWSGNELYLEVHPTQSDADALETTGAPRSTTPVDADDLVRRKAGFELERVDWTVVHEAEARRDGVPVQVTRALGD
- a CDS encoding SDR family oxidoreductase, whose protein sequence is MPLVLLTNCHQYTGPGALAALIEEGHTVLCQDAAFADAAVRAAFDRQHGTALALAAQTPEAIHEEVVQRWGVPDAIVLNDVYPNAPTDIEAIPPDDFRRTFEAVVMIPIRLTQLFLPAMKARRRGAFVFVTSAREARPEPGFAVATTLRAATTAFAKALAKEAAPFGIQANVVAPNYLYSEMYYPRARFMDDPAGREAIARLVPFGRLGEPAEVGALIAFLASGKSPFTTGQVIHFTGGWP